One window of the Chryseobacterium sp. CY350 genome contains the following:
- a CDS encoding glycosyltransferase family 2 protein, protein METKKITVVMSVFNAEDYLKDAVESILNQSYSNFKFIIFEDASTDNSLQILEDFEEKDQRIKLIKNTENQGSKGFIINLNRGLEMADTEFIARMDADDISAPDRFEKQLDYLEKNKNIFMVGSDLQLIDREGNNTKLLLALSSDDHIKKNMLKNISMYHPVLLFRNDKKIRYREKMQYCEDYDLYLQMMTENYSFGNINEPLLKYRVLDTSMSRQQDKVIKNLFVNKAKELYKERLEKGQDSYDSFNPGEYLNIYKNPSKNLVKKSITVSKKYYDYNGFSKMMGIYKNIGKDVFYYKNRMLLILGKKIFFLNAKILNKLSQS, encoded by the coding sequence ATGGAAACAAAAAAAATAACGGTTGTAATGTCTGTTTTTAATGCAGAAGATTATCTAAAAGATGCGGTAGAATCTATTTTGAATCAAAGCTACTCAAATTTTAAATTCATTATATTCGAAGATGCTTCCACTGACAATTCCCTGCAAATACTTGAAGATTTTGAGGAAAAAGACCAGCGAATTAAACTTATAAAAAATACTGAAAACCAAGGTTCTAAAGGATTCATCATCAATCTGAACCGCGGTTTGGAAATGGCAGATACAGAATTTATTGCCAGGATGGATGCAGATGACATTTCTGCTCCGGATCGTTTTGAAAAGCAGTTAGATTATCTTGAAAAAAACAAAAACATTTTCATGGTAGGTAGCGATCTCCAACTTATTGATAGAGAGGGAAACAATACTAAACTACTGCTTGCTCTGTCATCTGATGATCATATAAAAAAAAATATGCTTAAAAACATATCCATGTATCATCCTGTATTACTATTTCGCAATGATAAAAAAATCAGGTATCGTGAGAAAATGCAATATTGTGAAGATTATGACCTTTACCTTCAAATGATGACAGAAAATTATTCTTTTGGAAACATTAACGAACCACTTTTAAAATATAGAGTTTTGGACACGTCGATGTCTAGGCAGCAAGATAAAGTGATTAAAAACCTTTTTGTTAATAAAGCTAAAGAATTATACAAGGAGCGCTTAGAAAAAGGACAAGATTCATACGACAGCTTTAATCCAGGCGAATATTTGAATATTTACAAAAACCCTTCAAAAAACTTAGTGAAGAAATCAATTACCGTCTCTAAGAAATACTACGATTATAATGGCTTTTCAAAAATGATGGGGATCTATAAAAACATTGGTAAAGATGTATTCTATTATAAGAACAGAATGCTTTTAATACTTGGCAAAAAGATTTTCTTCCTAAATGCAAAAATATTAAACAAACTTTCCCAATCTTAG
- a CDS encoding glycosyltransferase family 4 protein yields MKIVYFIPHLREPSGINRVLSIKANYMADVLDYDVTIITYRQFQSAVFFPFSSEVKLIHLNLDDPTFRLKSLGFFERRKSIKKFMVSYENLVEKFLLENQVDVCVSMVLGAEYKFLYKIKDKSKKVLEFHLNFDNSPLRILTKPFHILRIKSLLQIKNLRSKMSRYEKIVVLSNDDAKTWKLFFSNITVIGNPLTIDLSLPRPNLTSKTAIAVGRLEKEKGFDYLVEAWKIVKEKHPEWILNIFGEGSLEDNILRQIKDLNLEDTIFLKKSVPNIAEKYLESSIFILSSRNEGFVLVLMEALALGIPAVSFNCKFGPEELIEDGKNGFLVELGNIEMLAEKIITLIEDESLRQIFSERALLTTKKYEIANIMKRWEELFQSLVKNN; encoded by the coding sequence ATGAAAATTGTTTATTTCATCCCTCATCTGCGCGAACCATCCGGTATTAACAGGGTTTTAAGCATTAAAGCCAATTATATGGCTGATGTTTTAGATTATGATGTCACCATTATAACTTACAGACAGTTTCAAAGTGCTGTATTTTTTCCATTTAGTTCCGAAGTAAAACTAATTCATCTGAATCTTGATGATCCGACTTTCAGGTTAAAATCTTTAGGCTTTTTTGAAAGAAGAAAAAGCATCAAAAAATTCATGGTATCCTACGAAAATTTAGTAGAAAAGTTTCTGTTGGAAAACCAGGTTGATGTATGTGTTTCTATGGTTTTGGGTGCAGAATATAAATTTCTCTATAAGATAAAAGACAAAAGTAAAAAGGTCTTAGAATTTCATTTGAATTTTGATAATTCACCTTTGAGAATTTTGACAAAACCTTTTCATATCTTAAGAATAAAGTCTTTACTTCAAATTAAAAATCTGCGAAGTAAGATGTCGCGTTATGAAAAAATTGTTGTTTTGAGCAATGATGATGCAAAGACATGGAAACTCTTTTTTTCAAATATCACTGTTATTGGCAATCCTCTTACGATTGATCTAAGCCTCCCAAGACCTAATTTGACGAGTAAAACTGCGATTGCAGTTGGAAGATTAGAAAAAGAAAAAGGATTTGACTATCTTGTTGAGGCGTGGAAAATAGTAAAAGAAAAGCATCCTGAATGGATTCTTAATATTTTCGGAGAAGGAAGTCTGGAAGATAATATTCTCAGACAGATTAAGGATCTAAATTTAGAAGATACTATTTTTCTCAAAAAGTCTGTGCCAAATATCGCAGAAAAATACTTAGAGAGTTCGATCTTTATTTTAAGTTCCAGAAATGAAGGTTTTGTTTTAGTTCTAATGGAAGCGCTAGCATTAGGAATACCTGCTGTTTCGTTTAACTGCAAATTTGGCCCGGAGGAGCTTATAGAAGATGGTAAGAATGGATTTCTTGTCGAACTGGGAAATATTGAAATGCTTGCAGAAAAAATTATTACCTTGATAGAAGATGAGAGTTTAAGGCAAATTTTTTCTGAACGCGCTTTATTAACTACAAAAAAGTATGAAATCGCAAACATAATGAAGAGATGGGAGGAATTATTTCAGTCACTGGTAAAGAATAATTGA
- a CDS encoding acyltransferase — translation MKSILGFILIKLKNFADTCTAEKNKSLFFTKKSNVHPSFKLGKNNFFDISPEAEFIIEENVTINQSNYLTVKPNAKLIIGENTYITRATISCLGEIEIGRNCILGEGLKIFDHNHHHTTNPFSVSKTKFNIGKIKMGDNVWTGANVTILKDVTIGDNCILGSGVLVYKDVPSNTIVKAKQDLIFHTI, via the coding sequence ATGAAAAGTATTTTAGGCTTTATATTGATAAAACTAAAAAATTTCGCAGATACTTGCACTGCTGAAAAGAATAAAAGTCTTTTTTTTACAAAAAAAAGCAATGTCCACCCTTCTTTTAAACTTGGTAAGAATAATTTTTTTGATATTTCTCCTGAAGCAGAATTTATAATCGAAGAAAATGTCACGATAAACCAATCTAATTATCTTACTGTAAAGCCAAACGCAAAGTTAATTATTGGAGAAAACACTTATATTACAAGAGCTACCATTTCGTGTCTTGGGGAAATAGAAATAGGTAGAAATTGCATTTTGGGCGAAGGACTAAAAATTTTCGATCACAATCATCATCATACAACCAATCCGTTTTCTGTTTCGAAGACCAAATTTAATATTGGAAAAATAAAAATGGGCGATAATGTTTGGACCGGTGCGAATGTTACTATTTTAAAAGATGTTACCATAGGTGACAACTGTATTTTGGGATCGGGAGTTTTGGTCTATAAAGATGTTCCCAGCAATACAATTGTGAAGGCAAAACAAGATTTAATTTTTCATACTATCTGA
- a CDS encoding glycosyltransferase family 2 protein: protein MKSNKPLISVNIPIFKCEKHILRCLESVKNQTYKNFEIILVNDCTPDDSMFLVDRFVHDNPFLNIKVINHEQNSGLSVVRNTGIAASAGEYIYFLDSDDEITAECLQVLIDHILKTKAQIVIAQNRWINTFDNTTKDFGFPTLSDKKYYDNNLELFSVYSEGGFPSSSWNKLINKEFIIKNEVYFVPGLFAQDELWFFHLLLKTDTLAIVDDITYLYYLHGESVIFNRKKKNFENFLTILEYFSHAYRDENNLVLKKLIKKKIVLFKEMVLIMQWRALKDSYYLKTNILRMRKLTKLNFSDYFSSDFSLDVKKKNFFQNIPSKLATKLFIWRFER, encoded by the coding sequence ATGAAAAGCAATAAGCCCTTAATTAGTGTCAATATTCCTATTTTTAAATGCGAGAAGCATATTTTAAGATGCCTGGAATCTGTAAAGAATCAAACATACAAAAATTTCGAAATCATACTCGTAAATGATTGTACACCAGACGATAGTATGTTTTTGGTTGATCGTTTTGTACATGACAATCCATTTTTAAATATTAAAGTTATAAATCACGAGCAGAATTCTGGTCTGTCTGTGGTTAGGAATACGGGTATTGCAGCATCGGCAGGAGAATACATATATTTTCTGGATAGTGACGACGAAATTACTGCAGAATGTCTTCAGGTTTTGATCGATCATATTTTAAAAACAAAAGCACAGATAGTGATTGCCCAAAATCGTTGGATTAATACTTTTGATAACACAACCAAAGATTTTGGTTTTCCTACGCTTTCAGACAAAAAATATTATGACAATAATCTTGAACTCTTTTCTGTTTATAGTGAGGGTGGTTTTCCGTCATCTTCGTGGAATAAATTGATAAATAAAGAATTTATCATTAAAAACGAAGTTTATTTCGTACCAGGATTGTTTGCACAAGATGAGCTTTGGTTTTTCCATTTGCTTTTAAAGACAGATACTTTAGCGATAGTTGATGACATTACTTATCTATATTATCTCCACGGAGAATCTGTGATTTTTAATAGGAAGAAAAAGAATTTTGAAAACTTTCTCACAATTCTCGAATATTTCTCTCATGCTTACAGAGACGAGAATAATTTAGTTTTGAAAAAGCTGATCAAGAAAAAGATCGTTCTCTTTAAAGAAATGGTTCTCATCATGCAATGGCGAGCTTTGAAAGATAGTTACTATCTCAAAACCAATATTTTAAGAATGCGAAAATTAACAAAACTAAATTTTTCAGATTACTTTTCTTCAGATTTTTCTTTAGATGTAAAAAAGAAAAATTTTTTTCAGAATATCCCCTCGAAACTTGCGACAAAGTTATTTATATGGCGCTTTGAGAGATGA
- a CDS encoding glycosyltransferase family A protein: protein MHAHPLISIITTYYNSVELGDFVKTSMNCLLNQTYRNIEFICVNDGSTDSTLKDLEYFAKQDSRIKIFTKENQKYAQYSKAFGQEKASGDFIFLFDHDDLIDRDTIEKCYDTFVSHPELDIVSPMVVTKFTDGKIKNIHNIYLSETLDFKFKKYPGEQIFRDTVGKYDCHIRGLYRKNIFKAHSFAFTEPLLNADEIVERLLFEKAKFIGSCDAVYTHFIHSESSAKSLSVKKIDIIRTDCLLRKIFQEKGIYDTRKNIFEFTAYKNLVNAVKVYHHFKKQMSPEENLRQQKRLTESFSELEKKTVISQYNKLAKVYNYFLLSNFSILLAYYNYKN from the coding sequence ATGCATGCACACCCTCTGATTTCCATCATTACTACTTATTATAATTCCGTAGAATTGGGCGATTTTGTAAAGACTTCCATGAATTGTCTGTTAAACCAAACCTACAGAAATATAGAATTTATATGCGTAAATGACGGATCTACAGACTCAACTTTGAAAGATCTTGAGTATTTCGCAAAACAGGATTCCAGAATTAAGATTTTTACAAAAGAGAACCAAAAATATGCACAATATTCGAAAGCTTTTGGGCAGGAAAAAGCATCGGGTGATTTTATTTTTCTTTTTGATCATGATGATCTTATTGATAGAGACACCATAGAAAAATGCTACGATACTTTTGTCAGCCATCCGGAACTAGATATTGTAAGCCCAATGGTTGTTACAAAATTCACCGACGGCAAGATCAAAAACATCCATAACATCTACTTGTCAGAAACTCTGGATTTTAAGTTTAAAAAATATCCCGGTGAGCAAATCTTCCGCGATACAGTAGGAAAATATGACTGCCATATCAGAGGTTTATATCGCAAAAATATATTTAAGGCTCATTCTTTTGCTTTCACCGAGCCATTACTTAATGCCGACGAGATCGTTGAGAGATTGTTGTTTGAAAAAGCAAAATTTATCGGAAGTTGCGATGCGGTTTACACGCATTTTATTCATTCAGAATCATCGGCAAAAAGTTTATCTGTGAAAAAAATTGATATTATAAGAACTGATTGCTTACTGAGAAAAATTTTTCAGGAAAAAGGAATTTACGATACACGCAAAAATATTTTTGAGTTTACCGCTTATAAAAATCTTGTGAATGCTGTTAAAGTTTATCATCATTTTAAAAAGCAAATGAGCCCCGAAGAAAATTTAAGACAACAAAAAAGACTAACAGAATCTTTTTCTGAATTAGAAAAAAAAACGGTAATCTCACAATATAACAAATTGGCAAAAGTTTATAATTATTTTCTTTTATCTAATTTTTCGATTCTCCTTGCATATTATAACTACAAAAACTGA
- a CDS encoding NAD-dependent epimerase/dehydratase family protein yields MIIGRGLIASLFAGYDRENTIFFASGVSNSLEIRPEEFSREENLIQETISANPDKIFIYFSTCSIYDSSKTGSNYVLHKLKMEQKIKDLCKKFLILRVSNAVGKGGNPNLLVNYIINAVKNDETINVHTKATRNLIDAEDIRNITLELADEKPLNKIINLAYIKNYSIIEILEIIERFFNKKVNINLIKSGSGYDITIPDIENYFTKNHLDNKENYLQNILKKYYSPL; encoded by the coding sequence ATGATAATTGGCAGAGGCCTTATTGCATCATTATTTGCAGGCTATGACAGAGAAAATACCATTTTCTTTGCATCCGGTGTTTCAAACTCGTTAGAAATAAGACCGGAAGAATTTAGTAGGGAAGAAAATCTTATTCAAGAGACGATTAGCGCCAATCCTGATAAAATTTTTATATATTTTTCTACGTGCAGCATTTACGATTCTTCCAAAACAGGAAGCAATTATGTACTACACAAGCTAAAAATGGAACAAAAGATTAAAGACCTGTGTAAAAAATTTTTGATTTTGAGGGTAAGCAATGCAGTCGGAAAAGGTGGTAATCCTAATCTTTTGGTAAATTATATTATAAATGCAGTGAAAAATGATGAGACAATCAATGTACACACTAAAGCAACACGTAATTTAATTGATGCTGAAGATATTAGAAACATCACTTTAGAGTTGGCCGATGAAAAACCGTTAAATAAAATTATCAATTTAGCTTATATTAAAAATTACTCCATTATTGAGATTTTAGAAATCATAGAAAGATTTTTTAATAAAAAAGTAAATATCAACTTAATTAAAAGTGGCTCGGGATATGACATAACAATTCCTGATATTGAAAATTATTTCACTAAAAATCATCTTGATAACAAAGAAAATTATCTTCAGAATATTTTGAAAAAATACTATTCTCCATTATAA
- a CDS encoding glycosyltransferase: MKKNILFIADKPDWAYEFMIKTWVPYLQKEYNCFIAYQQDFAIKPNNIYFGLKESIYNILNKIRFHLGITEKVYQISDNHNYFYPLFKVSPVYLYNEDLSKSKSTIKNFDVITEMAFYFQYTAHFPFQAPLKIVGLFTDKFPHDGPTFDIKKKKDRSLLSRKDFYDEYLKSYQHIIVGGGNLLNDYKRLTDKVDFVYGIYGQENFIENKNVGEKESLTVGWTGTPDREMKGFRTIIEPAIEIVKQTGRDVRLKTKFSGPYEDLYNFYSDVDCIVIASDADSGPSMYAEACLSSIPVISTKVGLPLSFLTEGVNGVFIERTVESLVEAIIDLYDNRKKLTEFSKNTKKDYLKTMDNDIMVQNFIKILKHYDL, from the coding sequence TTGAAAAAAAATATTTTATTCATTGCCGATAAGCCAGATTGGGCTTATGAATTTATGATAAAGACATGGGTTCCTTATCTACAAAAAGAATACAATTGTTTTATTGCTTATCAACAGGATTTTGCAATAAAACCCAATAATATCTATTTCGGTTTAAAAGAAAGTATCTATAACATTTTAAATAAGATAAGATTTCATTTAGGGATTACTGAGAAGGTTTATCAAATCTCAGACAATCACAACTATTTTTATCCTTTATTCAAAGTTTCGCCAGTTTATCTGTATAATGAAGACTTATCAAAAAGTAAATCTACAATCAAAAATTTTGATGTTATTACAGAAATGGCTTTTTATTTTCAGTATACTGCACATTTTCCTTTTCAGGCTCCATTAAAAATTGTAGGTCTTTTTACTGATAAATTCCCGCACGACGGCCCTACTTTCGATATTAAAAAGAAAAAAGACAGAAGTCTTTTGTCAAGAAAAGATTTTTATGATGAATATTTAAAATCTTATCAGCATATTATTGTCGGCGGCGGTAATCTATTAAATGATTACAAAAGGTTAACGGATAAAGTTGATTTCGTATACGGTATTTACGGTCAGGAAAATTTTATCGAAAATAAAAATGTAGGAGAAAAAGAATCGTTAACTGTCGGGTGGACCGGAACTCCCGACCGAGAAATGAAAGGATTCAGAACCATCATTGAGCCCGCCATAGAAATAGTAAAACAAACAGGACGTGATGTACGCCTGAAAACCAAATTCTCAGGACCATACGAAGATCTTTACAATTTTTATTCTGATGTAGATTGTATCGTGATAGCCTCCGATGCAGATTCCGGACCTTCAATGTATGCTGAAGCATGCTTATCTTCTATACCGGTTATTTCTACAAAAGTTGGTTTGCCTCTTTCCTTTTTAACAGAAGGAGTAAATGGTGTATTTATAGAAAGAACAGTAGAAAGCTTAGTTGAGGCAATTATCGATCTTTATGATAACAGGAAAAAACTCACAGAATTTTCTAAAAACACAAAGAAGGATTACCTGAAGACGATGGATAATGATATAATGGTGCAGAATTTTATTAAAATTTTAAAACATTATGATTTGTAG